One window of the Synechococcus sp. CC9311 genome contains the following:
- a CDS encoding DNA-directed RNA polymerase subunit beta', with protein MTSTPSKSRKSAKAAKAAKAEAAAFAKSRALSKTPPPFRNRVVDKKVLKELVAWAFKNHGTAATASMADQLKDLGFKYATQAAVSISVNDLKVPAAKKDLLDQAEELITETEESYRLGVITEVERHTKVIDTWTETNERLVDAVKKNFNDNDPLNSVWMMANSGARGNMSQVRQLVGMRGLMANPQGEIIDLPIRTNFREGLTVTEYVISSYGARKGLVDTALRTADSGYLTRRLVDVAQDVIVREDDCGTMRSIMVKAEDGRFGNRLVGRLTADQVLGADGEVIAERNSEIDPPLSKRFEAAGVSALMVRSPLTCEANRSVCRKCYGWALAHNQLVDLGEAVGIIAAQSIGEPGTQLTMRTFHTGGVSTAESGVVRSKFEGTVEFGSKAKVRPYRTPHGVNAQQSDVDFSLTIKPSGSGKPQKIEITNGSLLFVDDGQKIASDVTVATIAAGAVQKSVEKATKDVICDLAGQVSYDPTIQPREVTDRQGNITHKAQRLGRMWVLAGDVYNLPPNARPVVSSGGSVIESQVLAEASQASEYGGAIRLREALGDSREVQIVTTSMTLRDFKLLGESTHAGEIWNLEAKDGTRYRLNTIPGSKIGNAEVIAELADDRFRTQTGGLVKFAPGLAIKKARSAKNGYEVNKGGTLLWIPQETHEINKDISLLMITDGQWIEAGTEVVKDIFSQTAGIVSVTQKNDILREIIVRSGSFHLCTEKKALERFQGDGVMVNPGEAIAKGISSDAMVFVQAVETPEGTGLLLRPVEEYTIPNEAQLPDLGHVKQPNGPHLGIKATQRLAFKDNELVKSVEGVELLRTQLMLETFDTTPQMTVDVEAVPDKRAKTIERLQLVILESILVRRDTISDSSHGSTHTELQVEDGQSIKAGDVVATTQILCKQAGVAEMPEATEDEPVRRLIVERPEDTITINTSGAPVVTVGQRVVDGEELAQGQPSDCCGEVEQVSANSVTMRLGRPYMISPDSLLHVRDGDLVQRGDGLALLVFERQKTGDIVQGLPRIEELLEARRPRESSILCKKPGTVEIKQGEDDEFTTVTVIESDDAIAEYPILLGRNVMVSDGQQVNAGELLTDGPINPHELLECFFEDLRSRKPLMDAAQEAIAKLQHRLVTEVQNVYKSQGVSIHDKHIEVIVRQMTSKVRIEDAGDTTLLPGELIELRQVENTNQAMSITGGAPAEFTPVLLGITKASLNTDSFISAASFQETTRVLTEAAIEGKSDWLRGLKENVIIGRLIPAGTGFSGFEEELRAEAGPHPDILSEDPAGYRRMQNLRPDYTVDMPAAPAAKSTALLDDPSAADLEATRSRHGIEAEASNFAAFTRPDADNELAEEQVLDPAAVENLQEQGLLSDE; from the coding sequence ATGACCTCAACTCCTTCCAAATCCCGCAAGTCTGCTAAAGCCGCCAAGGCCGCCAAAGCTGAAGCCGCAGCTTTTGCTAAATCTCGGGCACTTTCTAAAACACCGCCTCCCTTCCGTAACCGTGTTGTTGATAAAAAGGTCCTGAAGGAACTTGTTGCTTGGGCCTTTAAGAATCACGGAACGGCTGCTACCGCGTCGATGGCTGATCAACTCAAGGACCTTGGTTTCAAGTACGCCACTCAGGCGGCTGTGTCGATTTCGGTGAACGACCTTAAGGTCCCTGCTGCGAAGAAAGATCTGCTCGATCAGGCTGAAGAACTGATTACTGAGACCGAGGAGTCCTACAGGCTTGGTGTCATTACAGAGGTTGAGCGTCACACCAAGGTGATCGATACCTGGACTGAGACCAACGAGCGCTTGGTTGATGCTGTCAAAAAGAACTTCAATGACAACGATCCGCTCAACTCGGTTTGGATGATGGCCAACTCCGGGGCTCGGGGCAATATGTCCCAAGTCCGTCAGCTGGTGGGCATGCGCGGTTTGATGGCGAACCCTCAAGGGGAGATCATTGACCTTCCGATCCGCACCAATTTCCGAGAGGGACTCACGGTCACGGAGTATGTGATTTCTTCCTACGGCGCCCGTAAGGGATTGGTGGACACCGCGCTGCGTACTGCTGACTCCGGTTACCTCACCCGTCGTTTGGTAGACGTCGCCCAAGACGTGATTGTTCGTGAGGACGACTGCGGAACCATGCGCTCGATCATGGTTAAGGCGGAGGACGGTCGTTTTGGCAATCGTCTGGTCGGACGGTTGACCGCTGATCAAGTGCTTGGAGCTGATGGTGAGGTCATTGCTGAGCGCAACAGCGAAATTGATCCACCCCTCTCTAAACGCTTTGAAGCTGCTGGTGTCTCAGCGCTGATGGTTCGTTCTCCGCTCACTTGTGAAGCGAATCGTTCCGTATGCCGCAAGTGCTATGGCTGGGCTCTTGCCCATAATCAGCTGGTTGATTTGGGCGAAGCGGTTGGAATCATCGCCGCTCAATCCATTGGCGAGCCTGGTACTCAGCTCACCATGAGAACATTCCACACCGGTGGTGTGTCAACCGCTGAGAGTGGCGTGGTGCGCTCAAAATTTGAAGGCACTGTTGAATTTGGATCGAAAGCGAAAGTTCGTCCCTATCGCACACCGCATGGTGTGAATGCACAGCAGTCTGATGTGGACTTTTCGCTCACGATTAAGCCCAGTGGAAGTGGCAAGCCACAGAAGATCGAAATCACGAATGGTTCCCTTCTGTTTGTTGATGATGGTCAAAAGATCGCCTCTGACGTGACAGTGGCAACCATCGCGGCTGGTGCCGTGCAGAAGAGCGTTGAGAAAGCAACTAAAGATGTCATCTGCGACCTGGCTGGTCAGGTCAGCTATGACCCCACCATTCAGCCCCGCGAGGTGACTGACAGGCAGGGCAACATCACCCACAAAGCTCAGCGTCTTGGCCGGATGTGGGTTCTTGCCGGTGATGTGTACAACTTGCCGCCAAACGCGCGCCCTGTTGTCTCGTCTGGCGGGTCCGTCATCGAGTCTCAGGTGTTGGCGGAAGCCAGTCAGGCCAGTGAGTATGGCGGTGCGATTCGCTTGCGCGAAGCCTTGGGTGATTCGCGTGAGGTGCAGATTGTTACCACCTCAATGACGCTTCGCGATTTCAAGCTTCTCGGTGAATCAACCCATGCTGGTGAGATTTGGAATCTTGAAGCGAAGGATGGGACGCGTTATCGCCTTAACACCATCCCCGGAAGCAAAATCGGTAATGCAGAGGTGATTGCCGAGCTTGCTGATGATCGCTTCCGAACACAAACCGGTGGATTGGTCAAATTTGCCCCGGGTCTTGCCATTAAGAAAGCTCGTTCGGCCAAAAATGGTTACGAGGTCAATAAGGGCGGCACCTTGTTGTGGATTCCTCAGGAAACCCATGAAATCAACAAAGATATTTCTTTGCTGATGATTACTGATGGTCAATGGATTGAAGCCGGCACCGAAGTGGTGAAGGACATCTTCAGCCAGACTGCAGGCATCGTTAGTGTGACTCAGAAGAACGATATTCTTCGCGAGATTATTGTTCGTAGCGGTAGTTTCCATCTCTGCACTGAGAAGAAGGCTTTAGAACGTTTCCAGGGCGATGGCGTCATGGTTAACCCCGGCGAAGCGATCGCCAAGGGCATCAGCTCCGACGCGATGGTGTTTGTGCAGGCGGTTGAAACTCCTGAGGGCACCGGCCTATTACTACGTCCTGTTGAGGAGTACACGATTCCAAATGAGGCCCAGCTTCCTGATTTGGGTCATGTCAAGCAGCCCAATGGACCCCATCTCGGGATCAAGGCCACACAACGTCTGGCCTTCAAAGACAACGAGTTGGTCAAATCGGTTGAGGGTGTTGAGTTACTGCGAACTCAATTGATGTTGGAAACGTTCGACACCACTCCACAGATGACTGTTGACGTGGAAGCGGTTCCTGATAAGAGGGCCAAAACGATTGAGCGTCTTCAGCTTGTGATTCTGGAAAGCATTTTGGTGCGTCGTGACACCATTTCAGACTCCAGCCATGGCTCCACTCACACCGAACTACAGGTGGAGGATGGACAGTCCATTAAGGCGGGTGATGTTGTTGCAACCACTCAGATTCTCTGCAAGCAGGCTGGTGTGGCTGAGATGCCTGAAGCCACAGAAGATGAGCCCGTGCGTCGTTTGATCGTTGAAAGGCCTGAAGACACAATCACGATCAACACCTCTGGAGCCCCTGTCGTCACCGTTGGACAGCGTGTTGTGGATGGCGAAGAGCTGGCTCAGGGTCAGCCCTCTGATTGTTGCGGTGAGGTTGAGCAGGTGAGCGCTAACTCCGTCACCATGCGGTTGGGGCGTCCTTACATGATTTCGCCCGACTCGCTGTTGCATGTCCGCGACGGAGATCTTGTCCAGCGCGGTGATGGCTTGGCTCTTCTGGTCTTTGAACGTCAGAAAACAGGTGACATTGTTCAGGGTCTACCTCGTATTGAGGAGTTGTTAGAGGCAAGAAGACCTCGTGAGTCTTCGATCCTTTGCAAAAAACCAGGAACCGTTGAAATCAAACAGGGTGAAGACGATGAGTTCACCACGGTGACCGTGATCGAATCTGACGATGCGATCGCTGAATACCCGATCCTTCTTGGTCGGAACGTGATGGTGAGTGATGGCCAACAGGTGAACGCTGGTGAACTTCTCACAGACGGGCCTATCAATCCCCATGAGTTGCTGGAGTGCTTCTTTGAAGACCTGCGCAGCCGAAAGCCCTTAATGGACGCAGCTCAGGAAGCGATTGCCAAGCTTCAGCATCGTCTTGTGACTGAAGTCCAGAACGTTTACAAGTCGCAGGGAGTGTCGATTCACGACAAGCACATCGAGGTGATTGTTCGTCAGATGACCAGCAAAGTTCGGATCGAAGATGCCGGTGACACCACTCTTCTCCCCGGAGAGTTGATCGAACTCCGCCAAGTGGAAAACACCAATCAGGCGATGTCGATTACGGGTGGAGCTCCTGCCGAATTCACACCGGTTTTGCTTGGTATCACCAAGGCATCGCTCAACACCGACAGTTTCATCTCGGCGGCTTCCTTCCAAGAAACCACACGTGTGCTCACCGAAGCAGCGATTGAGGGTAAGAGTGATTGGTTGCGTGGTCTCAAGGAAAACGTGATTATCGGTCGCTTGATTCCTGCAGGTACGGGCTTCAGTGGTTTTGAAGAGGAGTTGAGAGCGGAGGCCGGTCCTCATCCCGATATCCTCTCGGAGGATCCTGCTGGTTACCGCCGTATGCAGAATCTTCGCCCTGATTACACCGTTGATATGCCGGCAGCTCCTGCCGCTAAATCGACGGCTTTATTGGATGATCCCAGCGCCGCAGATTTAGAAGCCACCCGCAGCCGCCATGGGATTGAGGCAGAGGCCAGCAATTTTGCTGCCTTTACCCGTCCAGATGCCGATAACGAGCTTGCCGAAGAGCAAGTTCTTGACCCCGCTGCGGTTGAGAATCTTCAGGAGCAAGGTCTCTTAAGCGATGAATGA
- a CDS encoding DNA-directed RNA polymerase subunit gamma, with the protein MTNSNLRTENHFDYVKITLASPDRVMEWGQRTLPNGQVVGEVTKPETINYRTLKPEMDGLFCEKIFGPSKDWECHCGKYKRVRHRGIVCERCGVEVTESRVRRHRMGFIKLAAPVSHVWYLKGIPSYVAILLDMPLRDVEQIVYFNCYVVLDAGDHKDLKYKQLLTEDEWLEIEDEIYAEDSEIENEPVVGIGAEALKQLLEDLQLNAVAEQLREEIAGSKGQKRAKLIKRLRVIDNFIATNARPEWMVLDAIPVIPPDLRPMVQLDGGRFATSDLNDLYRRVINRNNRLARLQEILAPEIIVRNEKRMLQEAVDALIDNGRRGRTVVGANNRPLKSLSDIIEGKQGRFRQNLLGKRVDYSGRSVIVVGPKLKMHQCGLPKEMAIELFQPFVIHRLIRQNIVNNIKAAKKLIQRADDEVMQVLQEVIDGHPIMLNRAPTLHRLGIQAFEPKLVDGRAIQLHPLVCPAFNADFDGDQMAVHVPLAIEAQTEARMLMLASNNILSPATGDPIITPSQDMVLGSYYLTALQPQMHPIEFGDRSRTYSSLEDVIHAFEDNRITLHDWVWVRFNGEVEDEDEREEPITTETLSDGTRFEQWTYRRDRFDEDGALISRYILTTVGRVVMNHTIIDAVAAT; encoded by the coding sequence ATGACAAACAGCAATCTGCGTACAGAGAACCACTTCGACTACGTCAAGATCACACTCGCATCACCTGATCGGGTGATGGAGTGGGGCCAGCGCACCTTGCCGAATGGACAGGTGGTTGGAGAAGTGACCAAGCCTGAAACCATCAATTACCGCACGCTCAAGCCTGAGATGGACGGCTTGTTCTGCGAAAAGATTTTTGGTCCCTCTAAGGATTGGGAATGCCATTGCGGTAAGTACAAGCGAGTCCGTCACCGCGGCATTGTTTGTGAGCGCTGTGGCGTTGAGGTCACGGAGAGTCGGGTGCGACGGCACCGCATGGGCTTCATTAAGTTGGCGGCCCCCGTTTCTCATGTTTGGTATCTGAAAGGGATCCCCAGTTATGTGGCCATCCTTTTGGATATGCCTCTGAGGGATGTTGAACAGATCGTTTATTTCAACTGCTATGTGGTGCTCGATGCGGGCGATCACAAAGACTTGAAGTACAAGCAGTTGCTTACCGAAGATGAGTGGCTAGAAATTGAAGATGAGATTTACGCAGAAGATTCAGAAATTGAGAATGAACCCGTCGTTGGGATTGGTGCCGAGGCGCTGAAGCAGCTGCTTGAGGATCTCCAACTCAATGCTGTTGCTGAACAATTACGTGAGGAGATTGCTGGCAGTAAGGGACAGAAGCGCGCAAAGTTGATTAAGCGCCTACGGGTGATCGATAACTTCATCGCCACCAACGCCCGCCCTGAATGGATGGTGTTGGACGCGATTCCGGTTATTCCCCCAGATCTTCGCCCAATGGTGCAGCTGGATGGAGGCCGTTTTGCAACCTCTGACCTTAATGACCTCTACCGAAGGGTCATTAATCGCAATAACCGTCTCGCCCGCCTTCAAGAAATTCTTGCTCCGGAAATCATTGTCCGCAATGAAAAACGGATGCTCCAAGAAGCGGTTGATGCCCTCATCGACAACGGCCGACGCGGTCGCACTGTTGTTGGAGCTAACAATCGTCCGCTTAAGTCACTGAGCGACATTATTGAAGGCAAGCAGGGTCGTTTCCGCCAAAACTTGCTGGGCAAGCGTGTGGACTACTCCGGTCGTTCCGTCATCGTGGTGGGCCCCAAGCTGAAGATGCATCAGTGTGGTTTGCCTAAGGAGATGGCAATTGAGCTCTTCCAGCCGTTTGTGATCCATCGCCTGATTCGTCAAAACATCGTTAACAACATCAAGGCGGCCAAAAAGCTGATTCAGCGAGCTGATGATGAGGTGATGCAGGTGTTGCAGGAGGTGATCGATGGTCACCCAATCATGCTGAATCGCGCCCCCACTCTTCACCGGCTGGGGATTCAAGCTTTTGAACCCAAGTTGGTGGATGGCAGAGCGATCCAGCTTCACCCCCTTGTGTGTCCAGCGTTCAACGCTGACTTTGACGGTGACCAGATGGCCGTGCATGTGCCGCTCGCAATCGAGGCACAAACGGAAGCGCGCATGTTGATGTTGGCTAGCAACAACATCCTTTCTCCAGCAACGGGTGATCCAATCATCACGCCATCCCAAGACATGGTGCTGGGTTCCTATTACCTAACGGCTCTGCAGCCCCAAATGCACCCTATTGAATTCGGTGATCGCTCCCGCACCTACTCCAGCCTTGAAGATGTGATTCACGCCTTTGAAGACAACCGAATCACCCTGCATGACTGGGTTTGGGTGCGCTTTAACGGCGAGGTTGAAGATGAAGATGAGCGTGAAGAGCCCATCACCACTGAGACCCTCAGCGACGGCACGCGCTTTGAACAGTGGACCTATCGCCGTGACCGCTTTGACGAAGACGGCGCTTTGATTAGCCGCTACATCCTGACGACTGTTGGACGTGTGGTGATGAATCACACGATCATTGACGCGGTGGCAGCCACCTAA
- the rpoB gene encoding DNA-directed RNA polymerase subunit beta, translated as MSSSAIQVAKTVTYLPDLVEVQRASFKWFLDKGLIEELESFSPITDYTGKLELHFVGSEYRLKRPRHDVEEAKRRDATFASQMYVTCRLVNKETGEIKEQEVFIGELPLMTERGTFIINGAERVIVNQIVRSPGVYFKDEQDKNGRRTYNASVIPNRGAWLKFETDKNDLLHVRVDKTRKINAHVLMRAMGLSDNDVVDKLRHPEYYKKSIEAANDEGISSEDQALLELYKKLRPGEPPSVSGGQQLLQTRFFDPKRYDLGRVGRYKINKKLRLTIPDSVRTLTHEDVLSTLDYLINLELDVGGASLDDIDHLGNRRVRSVGELLQNQVRVGLNRLERIIKERMTVGETDSLTPAQLVNPKPLVAAIKEFFGSSQLSQFMDQTNPLAELTHKRRISALGPGGLTRERAGFAVRDIHPSHYGRLCPIETPEGPNAGLINSLATHARVNEYGFIETPFWRVENGVVQKSGDPIYLSADLEDECRVAPGDVATDADGQILAELIPVRYRQDFEKVPPEQVDYVQLSPVQVISVATSLIPFLEHDDANRALMGSNMQRQAVPLLRPERPLVGTGLETQVARDSGMVPISRVNGTVTFVDATAIVVRDEEGYDHTHFLQKYQRSNQDTCLNQRPIVRQGDPVIIGQVLADGSACEGGEIALGQNVLIAYMPWEGYNYEDAILVSERLVNDDLYTSVHIEKYEIEARQTKLGPEEITREIPNVAEESLGNLDEMGIIRIGAFVESGDILVGKVTPKGESDQPPEEKLLRAIFGEKARDVRDNSLRVPSTERGRVVDVRIYTREQGDELPPGANMVVRVYVAQRRKIQVGDKMAGRHGNKGIISRILPREDMPYLPDGTPVDICLNPLGVPSRMNVGQVFELLMGWAAANLDCRVKIVPFDEMYGPEKSQQTVQAYLKEAASQPGKDWIYNPEDPGKLLLRDGRTGEPFDQPVAVGYSHFLKLVHLVDDKIHARSTGPYSLVTQQPLGGKAQQGGQRLGEMEVWALEAYGAAYTLQELLTVKSDDMQGRNEALNAIVKGKPIPRPGTPESFKVLMRELQSLGLDIAVFTDEGKEVDLMQDVNPRRSTPSRPTYESLGVADYDED; from the coding sequence ATGAGCAGCAGCGCGATTCAAGTCGCCAAGACCGTCACTTACCTCCCCGATCTAGTGGAGGTACAGCGGGCAAGTTTTAAGTGGTTTCTGGATAAGGGCCTAATCGAGGAGCTGGAGAGCTTCTCACCCATTACGGATTACACCGGCAAGCTGGAGCTGCACTTCGTCGGCAGTGAGTATCGCCTGAAGCGTCCTCGGCATGATGTAGAAGAGGCAAAACGTCGTGATGCGACCTTCGCGTCTCAGATGTATGTAACTTGCCGTTTGGTCAATAAAGAAACGGGTGAGATTAAGGAGCAAGAAGTTTTTATTGGAGAACTTCCATTGATGACTGAACGTGGAACGTTCATCATCAATGGTGCTGAGCGGGTCATCGTCAACCAGATTGTTCGTAGCCCTGGCGTTTATTTCAAAGATGAGCAAGATAAAAACGGTCGTCGTACTTACAACGCAAGCGTGATTCCCAATCGTGGGGCTTGGTTGAAGTTTGAGACTGATAAAAACGACCTGCTGCACGTTCGTGTTGACAAAACACGCAAAATCAATGCCCACGTTTTGATGCGTGCGATGGGACTGTCCGACAACGATGTTGTCGATAAGCTCAGACACCCCGAGTACTACAAAAAATCGATCGAGGCCGCGAACGACGAGGGGATTAGCTCCGAGGATCAGGCGCTCCTTGAGCTCTATAAAAAGCTGCGTCCAGGTGAACCACCCTCTGTGAGCGGTGGCCAGCAGCTGTTGCAGACCCGCTTCTTTGACCCCAAGCGTTACGACCTCGGTCGTGTGGGTCGTTACAAGATCAATAAAAAACTTCGGCTCACGATTCCCGATTCAGTCCGCACCCTCACCCATGAGGATGTTTTATCCACCCTCGACTACCTCATCAATCTCGAGCTTGATGTTGGTGGAGCAAGCCTTGACGACATTGACCACCTGGGGAATCGTCGTGTTCGCTCTGTGGGAGAGCTTCTTCAGAACCAGGTTCGCGTTGGCTTGAATCGGCTTGAGCGGATCATCAAGGAGCGAATGACAGTTGGTGAAACCGACTCACTCACTCCTGCTCAATTGGTCAATCCCAAGCCGCTTGTGGCGGCCATTAAGGAGTTCTTCGGCTCCAGCCAGTTGAGCCAGTTCATGGATCAGACGAATCCCCTCGCTGAGCTCACCCACAAACGCAGGATTTCGGCTCTCGGCCCAGGCGGCCTCACTCGTGAACGCGCAGGTTTTGCTGTTCGAGATATCCACCCTTCTCATTACGGTCGACTTTGTCCGATTGAAACTCCAGAAGGCCCGAATGCTGGTCTCATCAACTCTTTGGCTACCCATGCCCGAGTGAACGAATATGGCTTCATCGAGACTCCGTTTTGGAGAGTCGAGAACGGAGTTGTTCAAAAGAGCGGAGACCCGATTTACCTCTCTGCGGATCTTGAAGATGAGTGTCGCGTCGCTCCCGGTGACGTTGCAACTGATGCAGACGGTCAAATTTTGGCTGAGCTCATCCCTGTTCGTTACAGGCAGGACTTCGAAAAAGTTCCGCCTGAGCAGGTCGATTACGTGCAGCTCTCCCCGGTGCAAGTGATTTCAGTGGCAACGTCACTGATTCCTTTCCTGGAACATGACGATGCCAACCGCGCCTTGATGGGGTCCAACATGCAGCGTCAGGCGGTGCCTTTGCTCCGTCCGGAACGACCTCTTGTTGGTACTGGTCTAGAAACTCAGGTGGCTCGTGACTCAGGCATGGTCCCAATTTCACGGGTGAATGGGACCGTCACCTTCGTTGATGCCACGGCGATTGTGGTGCGAGATGAAGAGGGCTACGACCACACGCATTTTCTGCAGAAATACCAGCGCTCGAACCAAGACACCTGCCTGAACCAGCGTCCCATCGTTCGACAGGGTGATCCAGTGATCATTGGGCAAGTTCTTGCTGATGGTTCAGCTTGTGAGGGCGGAGAAATTGCTCTCGGCCAGAATGTCCTGATCGCTTATATGCCCTGGGAGGGATACAACTACGAGGATGCGATCCTTGTGAGCGAGCGTTTGGTTAACGATGATCTATACACTTCCGTTCATATCGAGAAGTATGAGATTGAGGCTCGTCAGACTAAATTAGGGCCTGAAGAGATCACCCGTGAAATCCCCAACGTTGCCGAAGAAAGCCTCGGTAATCTCGATGAGATGGGGATTATTCGGATCGGTGCCTTTGTGGAAAGTGGAGACATCCTTGTCGGCAAAGTCACTCCGAAAGGTGAATCTGATCAACCTCCCGAAGAAAAACTGCTGCGTGCGATTTTCGGAGAGAAAGCACGTGATGTCCGCGACAATTCTTTGCGCGTTCCCAGTACCGAACGTGGCCGTGTCGTCGACGTAAGGATCTACACCCGTGAACAGGGTGATGAGCTACCCCCTGGCGCCAACATGGTGGTGAGGGTGTATGTGGCCCAGCGTCGCAAAATTCAGGTCGGCGACAAAATGGCTGGTCGCCACGGTAATAAGGGAATTATCAGTCGGATTCTTCCCCGTGAAGACATGCCGTACTTGCCTGATGGCACTCCAGTGGACATCTGTCTCAACCCCTTGGGTGTGCCGAGTCGTATGAACGTGGGACAGGTCTTTGAGTTGTTGATGGGGTGGGCGGCTGCCAATCTCGACTGCCGCGTCAAAATCGTTCCCTTCGACGAGATGTACGGCCCTGAGAAGTCCCAACAAACAGTTCAGGCTTACCTCAAGGAAGCTGCGAGTCAGCCAGGAAAAGATTGGATCTACAACCCCGAAGATCCAGGAAAACTCTTGCTGCGCGATGGACGGACTGGCGAACCCTTTGACCAACCTGTTGCTGTTGGATATTCCCACTTCCTTAAGTTGGTCCACCTCGTGGACGACAAGATCCATGCGCGCTCCACTGGCCCTTACTCCTTGGTGACTCAGCAGCCATTGGGTGGTAAGGCCCAGCAAGGGGGTCAGCGTTTGGGTGAAATGGAGGTGTGGGCACTTGAGGCCTATGGCGCCGCCTACACGTTGCAGGAGCTGCTCACTGTCAAGTCGGACGACATGCAGGGACGCAACGAAGCTCTCAACGCCATCGTCAAAGGCAAGCCCATTCCTCGTCCAGGAACACCTGAGTCCTTCAAGGTGCTCATGCGTGAACTCCAATCTCTTGGCCTGGATATCGCTGTATTCACCGACGAGGGCAAAGAAGTGGACCTGATGCAAGACGTGAATCCTCGCCGTAGCACCCCAAGCAGACCCACGTACGAATCCCTAGGCGTCGCGGATTACGACGAGGACTGA
- the rpsT gene encoding 30S ribosomal protein S20 produces the protein MANNKSSKKRVEIGERNRLQNKAYKSALRTLMKRCFTACSAYIEAPGDEAKTTLTTSLNAAFSKIDKAVKRGVMHRNAGAHQKSRLSIAVKRAIEPSVS, from the coding sequence GTGGCCAATAACAAGTCATCGAAGAAGCGCGTCGAGATCGGCGAGCGCAATCGCTTACAGAACAAAGCGTATAAATCGGCGCTTCGTACTCTCATGAAGCGCTGTTTCACTGCCTGCAGTGCCTACATCGAGGCCCCAGGAGATGAGGCTAAAACCACGCTGACAACCAGCCTGAACGCAGCATTCAGCAAAATTGATAAAGCGGTGAAGCGTGGTGTGATGCATCGCAATGCAGGAGCTCATCAAAAGTCTCGTTTGAGTATTGCTGTCAAGCGCGCTATCGAGCCAAGCGTTAGCTGA
- a CDS encoding TatD family hydrolase codes for MSTPTLIDSHCHIVFRTFEDDLDAVALRWREAGVTALLHACVEPSEIPAIRSLADRFPEMRYSVGVHPLDTEHWAADTVEVLSAAAKDDSRVVAIGELGLDLFRDKNLDQQLSVLKPQLDLAVELDLPVIVHCRDAAEPMLAELRERQLRGNCPRGVMHCWGGTPSEMAAFLDFGFYISFSGTVTFPKAVDTHICAKDVPQDRFLVETDCPFLAPVPRRGKRNEPAFVASVAERVAELRGQTVLEVADASTANARRLFALP; via the coding sequence ATGTCCACTCCCACCCTGATCGACAGTCACTGTCACATCGTGTTCCGCACGTTTGAAGATGATCTCGATGCGGTGGCTTTGCGATGGAGAGAGGCCGGTGTTACCGCTTTGCTGCATGCCTGCGTTGAGCCTTCGGAGATTCCGGCGATTCGTTCGTTAGCTGATCGTTTCCCTGAGATGCGTTACTCCGTCGGAGTGCATCCTCTCGATACGGAACATTGGGCTGCAGATACCGTTGAAGTTTTAAGCGCCGCTGCCAAGGACGATTCTCGTGTAGTGGCGATCGGGGAGCTTGGCCTTGATCTGTTTCGAGACAAGAATCTGGATCAGCAGCTGTCTGTGCTTAAGCCTCAATTGGATCTCGCTGTAGAGCTGGATCTGCCCGTGATTGTTCATTGCCGCGATGCAGCTGAACCGATGCTGGCTGAACTCCGTGAGAGACAGCTCAGAGGCAATTGCCCGCGGGGAGTGATGCATTGCTGGGGTGGAACTCCCTCGGAAATGGCAGCGTTTCTCGACTTTGGCTTTTACATCAGTTTCAGTGGCACGGTCACCTTCCCGAAAGCTGTTGACACGCACATCTGCGCCAAAGACGTACCGCAAGACCGATTTCTTGTTGAGACCGATTGCCCATTCCTTGCCCCAGTCCCTCGGCGCGGCAAGCGAAATGAACCTGCTTTTGTGGCATCAGTTGCCGAGCGAGTGGCCGAGCTGAGGGGGCAGACTGTGTTGGAAGTGGCGGATGCCAGCACTGCCAATGCCAGGCGCTTGTTCGCGCTTCCCTGA